A genomic segment from Roseibium algicola encodes:
- the hflC gene encoding protease modulator HflC, with translation MKVVWGILSGIAAVAVVSASTAVYTISEVEQAIITQFGKPVGAPVTTSGLKLKLPFIQEVNRIDRRVLEWDGNPSDMPTKDKLYISVDLFARWKITDPLQYFLRLRDERSAQSRLDDILGSETRNAVAKHELIEIIRTTRGRTPLRDSLLTDEELAQDIGSLVPIQKGRALVEQEIFQAAAEKVRVFGIALLDIRFKRINYNESVRPKIYDRMVSERRQIAERFLSEGNGEAARIRGNRVRDLNKIQSEAYREVEEIRGVADAAAAEIYARAYNTTAQAVEFYEFTRTMQAYKDMISTGTTLVLSTDSDLFKFLEGMHSSASNSGDHPPDLNVEFLNQATTRIR, from the coding sequence ATGAAAGTCGTATGGGGCATTCTTTCGGGGATTGCCGCAGTTGCGGTTGTGTCCGCTTCCACCGCCGTCTACACGATCAGCGAAGTCGAACAGGCGATCATCACCCAGTTCGGCAAGCCCGTTGGCGCGCCGGTCACGACATCGGGTCTCAAATTGAAACTGCCATTCATCCAGGAGGTCAACAGGATCGACCGTCGGGTTCTGGAGTGGGACGGCAATCCCTCGGATATGCCGACAAAAGACAAGCTGTATATTTCCGTCGACCTGTTTGCCCGTTGGAAGATCACGGATCCCTTGCAGTACTTTCTTCGTCTGCGTGACGAGCGAAGCGCTCAATCGCGGCTCGACGACATCCTTGGCAGCGAAACACGTAACGCGGTTGCCAAGCACGAGCTGATCGAGATCATCCGGACGACAAGAGGGCGCACCCCCTTAAGGGATTCTCTCCTCACAGATGAGGAACTGGCACAGGACATCGGATCCCTAGTCCCCATTCAAAAGGGCCGGGCACTTGTGGAGCAGGAAATTTTCCAAGCTGCCGCCGAGAAGGTCCGCGTTTTCGGCATTGCACTGCTCGACATCCGGTTCAAGCGCATCAACTACAACGAAAGCGTCCGCCCTAAGATCTACGACCGGATGGTCTCGGAGCGGCGGCAAATCGCCGAACGCTTCCTGTCCGAAGGCAATGGCGAGGCCGCACGTATTCGTGGCAATCGTGTGCGAGATCTGAACAAGATTCAGTCCGAGGCCTATCGTGAGGTGGAGGAAATCCGCGGAGTGGCCGATGCCGCCGCTGCCGAAATTTACGCCCGGGCTTACAACACCACCGCGCAAGCCGTGGAATTCTACGAGTTCACGCGCACCATGCAGGCCTACAAGGACATGATCTCCACTGGAACGACCCTTGTCTTGTCGACAGACAGCGATCTCTTCAAGTTCCTTGAAGGGATGCACTCCAGCGCATCAAACTCGGGCGACCATCCGCCAGACCTCAACGTCGAATTCTTGAATCAGGCGACCACACGCATTCGATGA
- the hflK gene encoding FtsH protease activity modulator HflK, protein MRGLLIAGAIAVTALGIWSSYYTVPSDSVAVIQRFGKFVAEVPPGLHFKLPMGIDTATIVPVKRQLKQEFGFTTPGGNDPYQSPTDGRRETEMVTGDLNAALVEWVVQYRISDPVKFLFEVREPAATLRYVSESVMREVVGDRTVDEVITIGRQEIESEALLKMQALATKYAMGISIDQVQLKNINPPEPVQASFNEVNQAQQEKERLINEARREYNKIIPLAEGEKDQRIREADGYRLKRINEAEGDAARFTALLTEYLKAPDVTRRRIYIETLQDVMPGIGSKIIVDGSTGSILPLLNLDRQREIKP, encoded by the coding sequence TTGCGCGGACTGCTCATCGCTGGCGCGATTGCCGTCACCGCATTAGGGATCTGGTCTTCCTACTACACTGTGCCCAGTGATTCCGTCGCGGTGATTCAGCGTTTCGGCAAGTTTGTTGCTGAAGTGCCACCTGGACTGCATTTCAAGTTACCGATGGGCATCGACACCGCCACGATCGTACCGGTAAAGCGCCAACTGAAACAGGAATTCGGTTTCACCACACCAGGTGGCAACGATCCCTACCAGAGCCCGACCGACGGACGCCGTGAAACCGAAATGGTGACCGGTGATCTGAACGCCGCCCTTGTCGAATGGGTCGTTCAGTACCGTATCTCCGATCCGGTCAAATTTCTGTTCGAGGTGCGCGAACCGGCCGCCACGCTTCGCTACGTCTCGGAATCCGTAATGCGTGAGGTCGTCGGTGACCGCACTGTCGACGAGGTCATCACGATTGGCCGGCAGGAAATCGAAAGTGAAGCGCTGCTAAAGATGCAAGCCCTGGCCACAAAATACGCCATGGGTATCAGCATCGATCAGGTGCAGCTCAAGAATATCAACCCACCTGAACCCGTTCAGGCCTCGTTCAACGAGGTCAATCAGGCCCAACAGGAAAAGGAGCGCCTGATCAACGAAGCCCGCCGGGAATACAACAAGATCATCCCGCTAGCCGAAGGCGAAAAGGACCAGCGTATCCGCGAAGCCGACGGCTATCGGCTGAAACGGATCAACGAGGCCGAAGGTGACGCCGCCCGCTTCACCGCGCTCCTGACGGAATATCTGAAAGCACCGGATGTGACCCGGCGGCGGATCTACATCGAAACCCTTCAGGATGTGATGCCCGGTATAGGGTCGAAAATCATCGTTGACGGATCAACCGGCAGCATCCTGCCGCTACTCAATCTCGATCGCCAAAGGGAAATCAAGCCATGA
- a CDS encoding transglutaminase-like domain-containing protein — translation MKQGRPSLVRLGHLDRKRKADLRISLGCRLEFEFPKSTPLIAMLNVDSARYRDLERLDYLTTSPCVPIESYRDSFGNWCSRLTTSPGTFTLATHGIFLDSGNKDPVFSDAYQHAVEDLPSDTFVFLLGSRYCDTDLLSEEAWRLFGNSKTGWARVQAICDYVHQHVVFSYEHARATRTATQTLAEGRGVCRDFAHLAISFCRCMNIPARYCTGYLSDIGEPEPHPPGDFAAWMEVFLANRWWVFDPRNNQRRIARFLIGRGRDAADVPLTQTFGENILRKFEVWTKISD, via the coding sequence ATGAAACAGGGCCGTCCATCGCTTGTCCGTTTGGGGCATTTAGATCGGAAAAGAAAAGCAGATCTCCGGATCAGTCTGGGATGCCGTCTTGAGTTCGAGTTTCCGAAATCCACTCCGCTAATTGCAATGCTTAATGTCGATAGCGCACGATATCGTGACCTCGAGCGACTGGATTATTTGACGACGTCTCCGTGCGTACCGATCGAGAGCTATCGGGATTCCTTCGGGAATTGGTGTTCCAGGCTGACGACATCTCCGGGCACCTTCACATTGGCGACGCATGGCATCTTCCTGGACAGCGGCAATAAGGATCCGGTTTTTTCTGATGCCTATCAGCATGCCGTGGAAGACCTCCCGTCCGATACGTTTGTGTTTCTTTTAGGAAGCCGGTATTGCGACACGGATCTCTTGTCGGAAGAAGCTTGGCGGCTGTTTGGAAATTCAAAGACTGGCTGGGCCAGGGTACAGGCCATTTGTGACTACGTGCACCAACATGTGGTCTTCAGCTATGAGCATGCGAGAGCGACCCGCACAGCGACCCAGACACTAGCTGAAGGACGAGGTGTCTGCCGTGACTTCGCCCACCTTGCGATCAGTTTCTGCCGCTGCATGAACATCCCGGCCCGCTATTGCACGGGATATCTGAGTGATATCGGCGAGCCGGAACCGCATCCTCCAGGTGACTTCGCAGCCTGGATGGAAGTCTTCCTGGCCAATCGATGGTGGGTCTTCGATCCGCGCAACAATCAACGCCGCATCGCACGATTTCTGATTGGTCGCGGGCGGGATGCAGCCGATGTTCCCCTGACACAGACCTTTGGCGAAAATATTTTAAGAAAATTCGAAGTTTGGACCAAGATTTCTGATTGA
- a CDS encoding Crp/Fnr family transcriptional regulator yields the protein MKPIEKSPLARKLSSFVALSTNELEVLHHLHRRRRSFVAGRDLVQQGQSEQAAYILSEGWVCSYKLQPDGSRQIIDFQIPGDFLGLRSVLLRTSDHSFEPVTDIQAAEVPSDDLLAAFAQTTRLATAILWAASRDEAMVVEHLVNLGRRDADVRMAHFLLELGSRLALVGMGSQTGYDCPLTQYHLADALGLSAVHVNRVLRQLRENGLVTFRNGKVIFDDRDRLVKIAEFDPEYLDQTGPLLT from the coding sequence TTGAAACCTATCGAGAAAAGTCCGCTTGCCCGCAAGCTTTCAAGCTTCGTGGCCTTGTCCACGAACGAACTTGAAGTATTGCATCATCTGCACCGGCGCCGCCGCTCATTCGTTGCAGGGCGTGATCTCGTTCAACAGGGACAGTCGGAACAGGCCGCCTATATTCTTTCCGAAGGTTGGGTTTGCTCCTACAAGCTCCAGCCGGACGGTTCACGGCAGATCATCGATTTCCAAATCCCGGGGGATTTCCTGGGATTGCGAAGTGTTTTATTGCGCACCTCGGACCACAGCTTCGAACCTGTCACCGATATTCAAGCAGCTGAAGTTCCGTCCGATGATCTGCTTGCAGCCTTCGCACAAACTACCCGCCTGGCGACTGCCATTCTGTGGGCAGCGTCCCGGGACGAGGCGATGGTCGTCGAACATCTCGTAAACCTGGGCCGCCGCGATGCCGACGTCCGTATGGCCCATTTTCTGCTCGAACTTGGTTCCAGGCTGGCGCTGGTCGGCATGGGTAGCCAAACCGGCTATGACTGTCCGCTGACACAGTATCACCTCGCCGATGCACTTGGATTGAGCGCCGTGCACGTCAACCGCGTTTTGCGGCAACTGCGTGAAAACGGGTTAGTCACGTTTCGAAACGGCAAGGTGATATTCGACGATCGTGACCGCCTGGTCAAAATTGCAGAGTTCGATCCCGAATATCTCGACCAGACCGGGCCATTGCTGACATAG
- the nhaA gene encoding Na+/H+ antiporter NhaA has product MTVQNNTNLPHEIADRFTKPVARFLKIESAAGGLLLVAVLVALLLANSNWASTFLAFWETPVGLNFGPLDFTRSLRHWINDGLMTFFFFVISLELKRELVLGELRKPRQAALPLAAALGGMVVPVAIYLVLIAGQSGTHGWGTVMATDTALAIGCLALFGQRIPTVLRLFLLSLAIFDDVGAILVVAVFYGEPLNWAATGLAILGLGLVAGFARLGVRSIPVYFLIGGAIWLCIDASGIHATIAGVVLGLMTPTQVWVSDTRLRAILGRVLAYPGGEHWSGDTPDRRDLREAGRAVSESLSPVERLELTLHPWVGFVVMPLFAFANAGVTIELSDVSQKVSIAIVAGLVFGKPLGVLAFSWGAVRLGLATRPPHLSWPFLTAGAFLAGIGFTMSLFIANLAFDPDLLGAAKLGILMGSAVSAVIGLLALLWLVTRPDLRRSGTTGEV; this is encoded by the coding sequence ATGACTGTCCAGAACAACACAAATCTGCCACACGAAATTGCCGACAGGTTCACTAAACCCGTCGCGAGGTTTCTCAAGATCGAATCCGCGGCTGGCGGACTGTTGCTCGTGGCTGTGTTGGTGGCTCTTTTGCTGGCCAATTCAAACTGGGCATCGACCTTCCTTGCATTCTGGGAGACACCGGTTGGTCTGAATTTCGGGCCGTTGGACTTCACCCGCTCGTTGCGGCACTGGATCAACGACGGGTTGATGACATTCTTTTTCTTCGTGATATCTCTCGAACTCAAGCGGGAACTTGTCCTGGGCGAATTGAGGAAACCGAGACAAGCGGCTCTGCCCCTAGCAGCAGCTCTCGGCGGGATGGTCGTTCCAGTCGCAATCTATTTGGTTTTAATCGCAGGACAGTCCGGGACGCATGGTTGGGGAACAGTCATGGCGACAGACACGGCGTTGGCGATCGGGTGTCTTGCGCTCTTCGGACAGCGAATTCCCACCGTACTTCGGTTGTTCTTGTTGTCGCTGGCGATTTTCGACGATGTGGGCGCAATATTGGTGGTGGCTGTCTTTTACGGTGAGCCGTTGAACTGGGCCGCCACCGGGCTTGCAATTCTCGGCCTTGGATTGGTCGCGGGATTTGCACGACTCGGAGTAAGGAGCATTCCAGTATATTTTTTGATTGGCGGCGCCATCTGGTTGTGCATCGACGCATCGGGTATCCATGCGACGATTGCCGGGGTTGTTCTCGGTTTGATGACACCGACACAAGTCTGGGTGAGCGATACACGTCTGCGTGCAATCCTCGGACGGGTGCTTGCTTATCCGGGAGGAGAGCACTGGAGCGGTGACACCCCGGACCGCCGTGATCTTCGCGAGGCCGGGCGGGCGGTTTCAGAGTCTCTTTCCCCGGTCGAGCGGCTCGAATTGACGCTGCATCCTTGGGTGGGGTTTGTCGTGATGCCGCTTTTCGCTTTCGCGAATGCGGGCGTAACGATCGAATTGAGCGACGTCAGTCAGAAGGTTTCCATCGCCATTGTCGCCGGACTTGTGTTTGGCAAGCCACTCGGTGTTCTCGCGTTCAGCTGGGGAGCCGTCCGTCTGGGCCTGGCAACCAGGCCCCCTCATTTGTCATGGCCATTCTTGACAGCCGGAGCCTTTCTTGCGGGCATCGGCTTCACTATGTCGCTGTTTATCGCGAACCTGGCTTTTGATCCTGATCTACTAGGAGCCGCAAAGCTTGGAATTCTTATGGGATCCGCAGTCTCAGCAGTAATTGGTTTGCTTGCGCTCTTGTGGCTGGTGACGCGCCCTGACCTCCGCCGAAGCGGAACAACCGGGGAAGTCTGA
- a CDS encoding sensor histidine kinase, producing the protein MRKFRNKARSTGSLEADHRIANHLALLSSYVRLKGIGLTRQEGPLDAMEVALLLNAIRAHIQAVSDLHRILAGSGSEDEVQLGDLLGLICTTLRSGIADDVNFTETYAPDCALNFDHVLPVAQIFTEIVTNALKYGHRAGAVRRIGIACRKDFSGSILITVSDNGPGLGSAGTGKTDGGLGTRLVKALSAQIGSSIDYSSNESGVTARLTLASASAVFDRTLNPDKPRTSINRNS; encoded by the coding sequence ATGCGAAAATTCAGAAACAAAGCCCGCTCCACCGGCTCCCTCGAGGCCGACCACCGGATCGCCAATCACCTGGCCTTGCTGTCCAGTTACGTACGCCTCAAGGGGATCGGTCTCACGAGACAGGAAGGCCCATTGGATGCCATGGAAGTTGCGTTGTTGTTGAACGCGATCCGTGCACATATCCAGGCCGTGTCGGACCTGCACCGGATACTTGCCGGCAGCGGTTCCGAAGACGAAGTTCAGTTGGGGGATCTTCTGGGCCTGATTTGCACAACCCTCAGGTCGGGCATTGCGGACGACGTCAATTTTACCGAAACCTACGCGCCTGACTGTGCCTTGAACTTCGACCATGTGCTCCCCGTTGCGCAGATCTTTACCGAGATTGTCACAAACGCTCTCAAGTATGGTCATCGCGCCGGTGCTGTCAGGCGGATCGGGATTGCCTGTCGAAAAGATTTCAGCGGATCGATCCTGATTACGGTTAGCGACAACGGACCAGGTCTTGGGAGTGCCGGCACCGGCAAGACCGACGGAGGATTGGGAACACGACTGGTAAAGGCGCTGTCTGCTCAAATCGGTAGCTCGATCGATTATTCATCAAATGAGAGCGGCGTGACCGCGAGACTGACGTTGGCAAGTGCCAGCGCCGTGTTCGACCGGACGCTGAACCCGGACAAGCCACGTACAAGCATCAACCGGAACAGCTAG
- a CDS encoding transglutaminase family protein has translation MTTLSTYHATVYRYLQPVLLGPHRMMLRPREARDLRLISHELMVSPEAEITWAHDVAGNAVATAGFSAPTDQLLVESRATVELTASAWPVFTIAAEAINYPFFYSDDDVTDLGALATPQYPDLDGRLSRWADGFVLGRPTDTLSLLRDIAIGVSSSVAYLSREMEGTQMPRDTLSRGSGSCRDIAVLFAEAVRSLGFGARIVSGYLFDPDKRLLGHESTGSTHAWAEVFVQGAGWVAFDPTNQSVGSKNLISVAVARGIHQVVPVAGSFVGPGNALAEMSVEVHHTVLDD, from the coding sequence ATGACAACGCTGAGCACATATCACGCAACGGTATACCGTTATCTGCAACCGGTCTTACTTGGACCTCACCGGATGATGTTGCGGCCGCGTGAAGCGCGCGACCTGCGACTCATTTCGCATGAATTGATGGTGTCGCCAGAGGCAGAAATCACCTGGGCCCATGATGTCGCGGGCAATGCTGTCGCGACTGCCGGGTTCAGCGCGCCGACGGATCAATTGCTCGTCGAAAGTCGCGCAACTGTTGAACTCACCGCGTCGGCCTGGCCGGTATTCACCATTGCTGCCGAGGCCATCAATTACCCGTTTTTCTATTCCGATGACGACGTGACCGACCTAGGAGCGCTTGCAACGCCGCAATATCCCGACCTTGACGGACGACTATCCAGATGGGCCGATGGTTTCGTCCTTGGGCGTCCAACCGATACGTTGTCCTTGCTGAGGGACATCGCGATCGGTGTCTCGTCCAGCGTTGCCTATCTAAGCCGTGAAATGGAGGGTACGCAGATGCCGCGGGACACGCTTTCGCGTGGATCCGGATCGTGTCGTGACATCGCGGTCCTGTTCGCGGAGGCCGTTCGAAGCCTTGGTTTCGGAGCCCGTATCGTCTCCGGTTATCTCTTCGATCCCGATAAGCGTCTCTTGGGTCACGAAAGTACAGGCTCCACCCATGCTTGGGCGGAAGTCTTTGTACAAGGTGCGGGATGGGTTGCTTTCGATCCCACGAACCAAAGCGTCGGATCCAAAAATCTTATCTCCGTTGCCGTCGCTCGCGGTATTCATCAGGTCGTCCCGGTTGCTGGCAGTTTTGTGGGACCCGGGAACGCTCTGGCAGAAATGTCAGTCGAAGTGCATCACACAGTGCTCGATGATTGA
- a CDS encoding PRC-barrel domain-containing protein, producing the protein MDHSSHKPLQAGEIIAANVKGADIYGPDNKVIGNVSEVLGNGQYAKAVIEVGGFFGIGVKQVTLDVSRIAFMRDENGKILAYTKMTKVELKNLPQHRG; encoded by the coding sequence ATGGACCATTCATCACATAAGCCCCTTCAGGCCGGCGAGATCATTGCCGCTAACGTCAAGGGGGCCGATATCTACGGACCCGATAATAAGGTGATCGGCAATGTCTCCGAAGTGCTCGGCAATGGACAGTACGCAAAGGCAGTCATTGAAGTTGGCGGTTTTTTCGGAATCGGGGTCAAGCAAGTTACCCTTGATGTGTCACGCATCGCCTTCATGCGCGATGAAAACGGAAAGATCCTTGCTTACACCAAGATGACCAAGGTCGAATTGAAAAACTTGCCGCAGCATCGAGGCTGA
- a CDS encoding transglutaminase-like domain-containing protein has product MLIRIGFEITVTCPAPVPMLLALSVHSDFASRMIGSDRVRNIDIPDIREYTDGYGNRITRLTAPAGISTFWSDCIVEVDGQPDEVQLAASQIALQDLPNETLTYLFASRYCDSDLMGDFAWKKFGQTKEGWSRVQAICDFVHSHVSFGYEYGRPDKTAANVLKEKTGVCRDFAQLAISLCRAMGIPARYVSGYLGDIGVADTGFDDFCAWFEVYLDGKWYTFDARYNVPRAGRVLMVRGHDAADVAMITSFGAYELTGFRVWSLELADNEDEAALLQSLETRPHPLQRGLGSQPGLTAWQIDT; this is encoded by the coding sequence ATGCTCATCCGAATAGGGTTTGAGATTACCGTCACGTGCCCGGCGCCTGTACCAATGCTTTTGGCCTTGAGTGTTCATAGCGATTTTGCCAGCAGAATGATCGGCTCCGATCGCGTACGGAACATCGACATTCCCGATATCCGGGAATACACCGACGGCTATGGCAATCGCATTACCCGCCTGACCGCGCCTGCAGGTATCTCCACATTCTGGTCCGACTGCATCGTCGAAGTGGACGGTCAGCCGGATGAAGTTCAACTTGCCGCATCGCAAATCGCCCTGCAGGACCTGCCCAACGAAACATTGACCTACCTTTTCGCAAGCCGTTACTGCGACTCAGACCTGATGGGGGATTTTGCCTGGAAGAAATTCGGGCAGACGAAGGAGGGATGGTCGAGGGTTCAGGCGATCTGTGATTTCGTTCACAGCCATGTTTCCTTTGGCTACGAATATGGCCGGCCGGATAAAACAGCCGCGAACGTATTGAAGGAAAAAACCGGCGTTTGCCGGGATTTTGCCCAACTGGCGATAAGCCTGTGCCGGGCAATGGGAATTCCGGCTCGCTATGTCAGTGGTTATCTGGGGGACATAGGCGTCGCCGACACGGGCTTCGATGATTTCTGCGCGTGGTTCGAAGTTTATCTGGACGGCAAATGGTACACATTCGATGCTCGCTACAATGTGCCAAGAGCCGGACGAGTTCTGATGGTCAGGGGGCACGATGCGGCAGACGTCGCAATGATAACGTCTTTCGGTGCCTATGAGCTTACCGGCTTTCGTGTCTGGAGCCTGGAGCTGGCCGACAATGAGGACGAGGCCGCTTTGCTGCAATCCCTTGAAACCAGGCCTCATCCCCTGCAACGTGGATTGGGAAGTCAGCCGGGATTGACCGCATGGCAGATCGACACCTGA
- a CDS encoding transglutaminase family protein — protein MTTAIRILHTTRYRYSRPVKFGVHRLLLRPRDGHDLRLLSSAIAISPAPKLSWHFDTFGNSVATAEFSEASSRLEFRSELLIRRFSHDDFVASPGRSRSAYPFTYPTEDLIDLAPFISLENPEECPVLDAWLAAEIGSGPDEVLDFLRLLSETVNHNVTYVRRERSGTQSAGTTLKKGTGSCRDFAFLFMEAARRSGFAARFVTGYLNDVLDDGHVHSGGGATHAWAEVYLPSEGWVEFDPTNRIIGSPNLIRVAVTRTPRQAIPISGTYDPRPGAVFYGMDVEVKTSIEPYDPRNSD, from the coding sequence ATGACAACCGCTATTCGCATCCTTCACACTACACGATATCGCTATAGCCGGCCGGTAAAGTTTGGTGTTCACAGGCTTTTGCTGCGCCCCAGAGACGGCCATGATTTGCGACTGCTCTCGTCTGCAATTGCAATTTCTCCCGCACCCAAGCTGAGTTGGCACTTCGACACGTTTGGCAATTCGGTCGCTACCGCGGAGTTTTCCGAGGCCTCTAGCAGACTTGAATTCCGCAGTGAATTGCTGATCCGGCGGTTTTCCCACGATGATTTCGTTGCCTCTCCGGGGCGAAGTAGAAGCGCCTATCCATTCACGTACCCAACGGAAGATCTTATAGACCTCGCGCCGTTCATATCGCTTGAGAACCCGGAAGAGTGTCCGGTACTAGATGCGTGGCTGGCGGCTGAAATCGGTTCCGGTCCGGATGAGGTCCTCGACTTTTTGCGTTTGTTGTCAGAAACGGTCAACCACAATGTGACTTATGTTCGACGGGAACGTAGCGGCACGCAGAGTGCAGGAACAACTCTGAAGAAAGGAACCGGCAGTTGCCGCGATTTTGCTTTCCTATTTATGGAAGCGGCGCGCCGTTCTGGCTTCGCAGCCCGCTTTGTCACGGGTTATCTAAACGATGTCCTGGATGACGGACACGTGCACTCTGGCGGCGGGGCAACCCATGCATGGGCGGAGGTATATCTGCCTAGCGAAGGCTGGGTCGAGTTCGATCCCACCAATCGCATCATCGGTAGCCCAAACCTCATCCGGGTTGCCGTTACCCGGACACCTCGACAGGCAATCCCTATCAGCGGAACATACGACCCGCGTCCCGGAGCGGTCTTTTATGGAATGGATGTTGAGGTCAAGACGAGTATCGAGCCCTATGATCCAAGGAATTCCGACTAG
- a CDS encoding Crp/Fnr family transcriptional regulator — MNDIQDSPFTRKLAGYVTLSPVELEVLEQLHKRRRSFAAGRDLVQQGQSEQAAYILSEGWVCSYKIQQDGTRQIIDFQIPGDFLGLRSVLLRTSDHSFEPVTNIQAVEVLAGDLFQAFSQTPRLANAILWAASRDEAMVVEHLVNIGRRDAGARLAHFLLELGARLALVGMGSRAGFDCPLTQYHLADALGLSAIHVNRVLRQLREDRLLTFRNGHVTFDNRLRLVEIAEFDEAYLDHEGPLLK, encoded by the coding sequence TTGAACGACATCCAAGATAGTCCCTTTACCCGCAAGTTGGCCGGATACGTCACGTTGTCACCGGTTGAGCTCGAGGTTTTGGAACAATTGCATAAACGTCGCCGGTCTTTTGCAGCGGGGCGAGACCTCGTGCAGCAAGGTCAATCGGAGCAGGCAGCCTACATTCTTTCAGAGGGTTGGGTCTGCTCCTATAAGATTCAGCAGGATGGGACGCGCCAGATCATAGACTTCCAGATCCCAGGTGATTTTCTAGGCTTGCGCAGTGTGCTCTTGCGCACTTCCGACCATAGCTTTGAACCGGTAACCAACATCCAGGCTGTCGAGGTTCTGGCAGGCGATTTGTTTCAAGCATTCTCGCAAACGCCTCGCCTGGCAAACGCCATCCTGTGGGCTGCGTCGCGAGATGAGGCAATGGTGGTTGAGCATCTGGTGAATATCGGTCGTCGCGACGCAGGTGCACGCCTTGCGCATTTTCTGCTTGAACTCGGCGCCAGATTGGCTCTGGTCGGCATGGGGAGCAGGGCAGGTTTCGACTGTCCTTTGACGCAGTATCATCTTGCTGACGCACTGGGACTAAGCGCAATCCATGTCAATCGTGTCCTACGACAATTGCGCGAAGATAGATTGCTCACATTTAGAAACGGTCACGTGACGTTCGATAATCGGCTTCGTCTCGTCGAAATAGCAGAGTTCGACGAGGCATATCTCGACCACGAAGGTCCATTGTTAAAATAG
- a CDS encoding DUF1488 family protein has translation MALTFPNHSRSYDPGKQSIRFTGYDGVFEISVFVEVAILQAMTKERLSEEIHYLAAFDGLRAAIERHTSKTYSRRRRATVVLTKADIK, from the coding sequence ATGGCATTGACATTTCCCAATCATAGCCGAAGTTACGATCCAGGGAAGCAATCCATACGCTTCACAGGATACGATGGTGTATTCGAAATCTCGGTTTTCGTTGAGGTCGCTATTCTCCAGGCGATGACAAAAGAGCGGCTTTCCGAAGAGATACACTATCTGGCAGCATTCGATGGCCTGCGAGCTGCAATCGAGCGGCATACCAGCAAGACTTATTCGCGCAGACGCAGGGCCACGGTCGTGCTCACGAAAGCCGATATCAAGTAG
- a CDS encoding cold-shock protein gives MTTGTVKWFNSTKGFGFIQPDNGGPDAFVHITAVERAGMHEIVEGQKIGYDMERDTKSGKMSACNLQAA, from the coding sequence ATGACCACTGGCACAGTAAAATGGTTCAATTCTACCAAAGGCTTCGGCTTTATCCAGCCTGACAACGGCGGCCCGGACGCATTCGTCCATATCACCGCTGTCGAGCGTGCTGGCATGCACGAAATCGTTGAAGGCCAGAAAATCGGCTACGACATGGAGCGCGACACCAAGTCGGGCAAGATGTCTGCCTGCAATCTGCAGGCCGCCTGA
- a CDS encoding DUF6481 family protein has product MKRITNSEHTDRRGAAKDAKAALVEAFRAAKEAAEPTREAKQAERRMIAEAREQRRAEREQAKLEEQNRVAAEAAARDAAVAAAARAEIDARELADKTRIERVLQDDAARKAERDRRYANRKARQA; this is encoded by the coding sequence TTGAAAAGAATTACAAATAGCGAACACACCGACCGCCGCGGCGCTGCGAAGGACGCCAAGGCAGCCCTTGTTGAGGCCTTTCGTGCCGCCAAGGAGGCTGCCGAACCGACCCGCGAAGCCAAACAGGCGGAGCGGCGTATGATCGCCGAAGCTCGTGAACAGCGCCGAGCCGAGCGCGAGCAGGCGAAACTTGAAGAACAAAATCGCGTTGCCGCTGAAGCAGCAGCAAGAGATGCCGCCGTTGCTGCCGCAGCCAGAGCTGAAATCGATGCGCGCGAGCTGGCTGACAAAACCCGTATCGAGCGGGTCCTGCAGGACGACGCAGCTCGTAAAGCTGAACGTGACCGGCGCTACGCAAATCGAAAGGCACGTCAGGCCTGA